One Paramisgurnus dabryanus chromosome 8, PD_genome_1.1, whole genome shotgun sequence DNA window includes the following coding sequences:
- the taf15 gene encoding TATA-binding protein-associated factor 2N isoform X7 codes for MAPMVDRRVIQVDRDMDRVIMEMALMVLRATVVTGSRVERLMAVQPRRIPLVPTVSHRRSSSSSRRPLNRATTAMGNKPPKPQLDMVKSHMGNHARMGSSLVGPVAQGGTVSREARMEGIRLEAGDAMMVIAGGMVMMVALTALKVTGAEDVAVMTVGALTEVAEDHPPVWGSRDYGQKDDGDGDQDNSDNNTIFVQGLGDDVTPQEVGDYFKQIGIIKLNKKTGQPMINLYTDKATGRLKGEATVSFDDPPSAKAAIDWFDGKDFNGRPIKVSFATRRAEFSQRGGGGGGGGGGGRGRGGGGFRGRGGFGGGGPSFDVRGGDWPCPNSSCGNMNFARRYECNKCGTPKPEGDSYGGGDRGGRGGYGGDRGDRGGYRGGRGGGGFRGGDRGGGGYKMGGRGDHREERRGRPY; via the exons ATGGCTCCTATGGTGGATCGCAGAGTTATCCAGGTGGACAG GGATATGGACAGGGTAATAATGGAAATGGCTCTTATGGTGCTCAGAGCTACAGTGGTTACGGGCAGTCGGGTG GAGAGGCTTATGGCAGTTCAGCCCCGTCGTATTCCTCTGGTGCCTACGGTCAGCCACCGccgcagcagcagcagcagccgcCGCCCCCTCAACAGAGCTACGACAGCTATGGGCAACAAGCCTCCGAAACCTCAACTGG ATATGGTGAAAAGTCATATGGGCAACCACGCTCGTATGGGCAGCAGTCTGGTGGGACCGGTGGCGCAGGGGGGTACGGTCAGTCGGGAGGCTCGTATGGAGGGTATCAGGCTGGAGGCGGGCGACGCAATGATG GTGATAGCCGGAGGTATGGTGATGATGGTGGCTCTGACAGCTCTGAAGGTTACAGGGGCAGAGGACGTGGCGGTTATGACCGTGGGGGCTTTGACAGAGGTGGCAGAGGACCACCCTCCGGTATGGG GATCCAGAGACTATGGTCAAAAGGATGATGGTG ATGGTGATCAGGACAACTCCGACAATAACACCATCTTTGTCCAGGGTCTCGGTGATGACGTTACCCCTCAAGAAGTGGGAGATTACTTCAAACAGATTGGAATCATAAAG TTGAACAAAAAGACCGGTCAACCCATGATCAATCTGTACACTGATAAAGCCACTGGCCGACTAAAGGGTGAAGCCACGGTGTCGTTTGATGATCCACCCTCAGCCAAAGCCGCAATTGATTGGTTTGATG GGAAAGATTTTAATGGAAGACCCATCAAGGTGTCGTTTGCTACCAGGCGGGCTGAGTTCAGTCAAAGAGGAGGTGGCGGAGGCGGCGGCGGTGGCGGCGGCAGAGGACGCGGTGGCGGTG GTTTTAGAGGCAGAGGTGGCTTTGGAGGTGGTGGTCCCTCATTTGATGTCAGAGGAGGAGACTGGCCGTGTCCTAACAG CTCGTGTGGAAATATGAACTTTGCCCGAAGATATGAATGCAACAAGTGCGGTACACCAAAACCAGAAGGCGATAGTTATGGAGGCGGAG ACCGTGGTGGCCGTGGCGGATATGGGGGTGACCGCGGGGATCGTGGTGGTTATAGAGGTGGCAGAGGAGGAGGTGGCTTTCGTGGAGGAGACCGTGGAGGTGGTGGATACAAAATGGGCGGAAG AGGAGATCACAGAGAAGAGAGACGAGGCCGGCCATACTGA